A window of Variovorax paradoxus EPS genomic DNA:
TGCGAGCGATGCATCGCCTTCGATGGCTCGCTCGATGGCCCTGCGCACGGTCGGGTGTGTCGTCAGGTCGGGGTGAACCTGCAGGACGTAGGCGCCCAGCAGAACCCGGTCCTGTCGATTGAGCACTCCCGCAGCAACAACCGCATCTGCCGCCCGTGACGCTTGCTGCAGGTGGTCGGCTGGCAACACATCGGCAAAGCGCTGCCAGCCGCGCAAGAGGTCATGCACCGTTTCGCTCTTGAGCGCATGCCTCCATTGGTCCGCGCTGAACCGGACCGCCTCCGGGTCCGGACTGGCAACGGACTGAAAAAGCACCAACTGCGCGCATCTGTCGAGGCTCCACCAATGTTGCACCGGGCCGAGAAGGCTCGCCTGCTGTGCTGGCGTGAGTACAGGCCACATCCACTGCATGACCCTGCGATCTGCCCAGCGGATGAGCTGCGAACTGGGTTGCCCCCAGAACCCACCTTGCATGACGCGTGCAAGGTGGCGGACAAGCGCATCCGCCGGCGCGGCAGTCAACAACCATCCGCCGAACGCGAATCCCTGCGTGCGCTCGGAATCTGGATCGGCTTGTTCGTCTACCGCCTGTGCCAGACTGGCTTCGAGCAATCGGGTGTCATGCGGATGCAGATGGATCAGGCGGGGGAGTTGCCCCTCCTTGAGCAGCGGATGGCGAACAGGGACAGGCCATGTGTGGCGCGACTCCGCCTCCAGCCAATCGTCGGTAAAGGGTTCGCGCAAGATCGGGTCGATCAGCACGTAGGCCGAGAGTGTCTCGTCCTGCTGCAATGATTCACCCAGTTGCCTGGCAAGGCGTTCGAGCATGGCGCTGTCTCAAAAGGCGACGGCGCCGCTGGCCGCGGCGTCGTCTTGTTTGGGGCAGGGTTGCTGGTCACTGCCGGAGAGCGCGTTGCTGCTGCTGTCCCCTTGCGGCCCGACGAAGTTGTGCATCCCCCTGAACGTCACCTTCCCCGGCGCATGGATCTTGATGCTCGAGCCCTCGAGCTTGATGTAGGCCCCGGCGCTTGTCAGCAGCACGTGTTTGGGCGCCTCCACATCGACGTTCTTCGTCGTGCTGGCGATCGTGACCTTCTTGTCGGCCGCGATCTTCGTGGCCCCCTTTTGGCTCTGCAGCGTCACGCTGCCGCTGGCTGCGTGCAGCGCGATGCCGCGCTCCTGATTCGGCTCGCCGCCTTCTCCGGCTTTCGCACCCACGGTGTACAGGCTCACCCCCTTGGCTACGCTCACCGCGATCTGCCCCTGCGCGGGCAAGTCGATGTCCTGGTTGGCGACGATGGCGGTGTTCTTGCCGCTCACCGCAATCGCCTCCTTCGGCGTGACGAAGCCGATGCCCATGGGCGCGCTGAACTGCAGGTGCGGCTCGCTGTATGCAGTGACGCTGCCCTGCCCGCCTTCGGTGGCTTTGATGTCGCCGCCGCTGCCGTTTACTCCGCTTGCTGACGCGCCCTCCTGCGTCGCCCCGAGCACCTCGGCCACGTGCTTCAGTGCCTCGATGGCCGGCAGCTTGTCCGGCGCCTCTTCACCTTTGAGCTGCGCCTTCTGCGTCTGCGCACTCTTCGCGAGTGAAGTGGCCAGCTCTTCGGCCTGCTTCGTCTGCTGCTGCGCCTCGCGACTGGCCATGAACGCACCCTTGGCGTTCTGCTGCGCATGCGCGCTCACGAGCAATCCAGATCCGGCCCGGATGGCACCCTGTGCGGTGGTCGCCAGCTCCGCTCCATGCCCCCGCGCCTTGCCGCGCGCGTTGTCGTCCTGCTGCTTGTGGTGCCCCAGGTGCAGCCGGCTCATGGCCTGCGTGGTCGCGAGGCTCGTGCTGCCCTGCCCAGGCGTGTCGTCGAAGACCAGCTGGTTGTAGCCGCCATCACCGCTCTGGCTGGCACTCAACTCCTGGGTCTTGATGCCCGAGAAGACGGCGTTGTGCGCGTGCTCCTTGGCTTCCTTGCCTTCACCCGCGAACCAGGCGGGGGCGTTGCCTGTGGACTGCGCCGCGCCTGCGGACTTCTCGTTGTGCTGGGCATCGATCTGCCCAGCACCGTTGTAGAGGGCCGCAACGACGACGGGGCGGTCGATGTCGCCATGGTGGAATTCGACCAGCACCTCCTGCCCCACACGCGGCAGCGTGACCTGGCCCCAGTTGTCGCCCGCAGCGCTGGCGGCCACGCGCACCCAGGCGCCCAATCGATCCGCGGCGGGCGCATTGTCCTGGCCGTCGGGGCGGGGTTGTCTTGCGCTGGAGCCGCTGCCACGCTGCCAGTGGAACTGCACCTTGACGCGGTGGTCGCGGTCGGTGTGCACGGGAGCGTTCTCACCCACGCCAATCACGATGGCGCTCTGGCTGCCGTGCACGCTGGGCTTGGGGTGAATGCGCTGGCCGTGGCCGTCCATGCTCAGCGGGCGATAGGGAATGGCCGCGCGCACTGTCGTGAAGTCGTTGCGGTAGTGAGTGACCGTGTCGGGCTTGGCTGCGGCATTGCCGCTGTCCTCCGATGCATCGAACACGGCGGCGATGTCGGGCAGTCCGAGGCGATCACCGACACCGGCCTTCAAGGCTTCGTCGAAGTTGTTGCGCGCGATGTGGCGCACGGCCAGCACAGCGAAGCGGCGGTCTTCTTCTCCGTCCTTGTCGTGCTGCTCGTGGCCGCTCAGCGTGAAGGTGGTGGCGGGTGCGAGGCTGCGCACGGCGCTCTGGCCTTCGAAGCGTTTGTTGCGCAGCTCCAAGGCTTGCAAGGCGTTGGACAACAGCCGTTCGCCTTGGGCGGAGGTCTCCCAACCGTAGGCACCGGGGTCGTCGCTCCACTGCAGGGTGCGGTGGCCTGCGCCGCGGCTTTGCTGCTGCACGGGCCTGGCGCTCACGCTCTTGTAGTCCCAGCTCTGCTGCGCGAGGCTGTTGGTCTGCAATTGGCGACTGCCGCGCCATTGCTGGATGGTGTCTTCGCGCTCGCTCGCGTCGGCGCGGTGAAAGCGGATGGTGGCTTGCGTGTTCGCGCGGAAGGCGCCGTTGTGGTCGGCGATGACGAGAGTGTGGCTGCCCAGGTCGCCGTCCTTGCCGGTGGCGTGTTCGAACCAGTAGCACAGGCCTTCTTCGGCGAGCAGCCGCGCAACGAAATCGAAATCGCTCTCGTGGTACTGGGTGGTGATGCCGCGCACGGGATAGATGTCCCGCTGGGCAATCTCCCAGCGCCATTGCACGGCCAGCTTGCCCTGGCTTTGGTACCGCGTGAACACGGCATCGACGATGTCGAACACGCTTTGGTGCTGGAAGAGGCAACTGTCCTGGCGTAGGCGCAGGAATGCGAGCCAGGGTTCGATGACGATGCGATAGCGGGCCATGCCGCCGTTGCTCGCAACACATTCGGCCTCGGTCACGTACCCGTGGAAGGGGCGCAGTTCGGTACGGCTTTGCGCGGTCTGCAGATCAAGACGCACGCCCTGCCCCATCAACGTCTTGAGTTCGATGTGCGCGTCGTCGCTCAACGCGGTGAGTTCGAAGCGGAAGCCGCCATCGTCCAAAGACTCCACGCCATCAAAGCGCTCGGCCAGCAGCTTGTTGGCACCCAGCGGCGTGTGCAGCACCAGCAGGCGATCCTGCTGCGTCGTGCGTGCACGCAGCAAGCCACCAAGCGAAGCCGTTGAGAAGGTCGTCATTGTTCTGTTCCCCCTTTGACCCGAACCGCCGCAGCGCCTAGCTGATCCTGTAGCGGAACTCGCCGCTCTTGGCGCAGCTCGCCTTGATCTTCGCGAGCGGCGTCTCGTCCGCCATGCGCGTGAGCACCGCTTCCGCGATCTCGGGCAGGAGCGTGCCGTTCAGGATGTGATCGACGTTGCGCGCGCCCGAATCGACCTCGGTGCAGCGCGCAAGCACGGCCTCCACCAGCGCGTCGTCCCACTCGAACACTGCCTTGTGGTTGGTCGCGATGCGGTCGCGGATGCGGCCCAGCTTGAGCGCGATGATCTGTTCGAGCACCGCATCGGTGATCGGATAGAACGGCGCCACTTTCATGCGGCCGAGAAAGGCCGGCTT
This region includes:
- a CDS encoding DUF4123 domain-containing protein, with product MLERLARQLGESLQQDETLSAYVLIDPILREPFTDDWLEAESRHTWPVPVRHPLLKEGQLPRLIHLHPHDTRLLEASLAQAVDEQADPDSERTQGFAFGGWLLTAAPADALVRHLARVMQGGFWGQPSSQLIRWADRRVMQWMWPVLTPAQQASLLGPVQHWWSLDRCAQLVLFQSVASPDPEAVRFSADQWRHALKSETVHDLLRGWQRFADVLPADHLQQASRAADAVVAAGVLNRQDRVLLGAYVLQVHPDLTTHPTVRRAIERAIEGDASLAEALDDIPDPQGWDAIRAELDLVFGPTSTIQQTAQGEHLG
- a CDS encoding type VI secretion system Vgr family protein, producing MTTFSTASLGGLLRARTTQQDRLLVLHTPLGANKLLAERFDGVESLDDGGFRFELTALSDDAHIELKTLMGQGVRLDLQTAQSRTELRPFHGYVTEAECVASNGGMARYRIVIEPWLAFLRLRQDSCLFQHQSVFDIVDAVFTRYQSQGKLAVQWRWEIAQRDIYPVRGITTQYHESDFDFVARLLAEEGLCYWFEHATGKDGDLGSHTLVIADHNGAFRANTQATIRFHRADASEREDTIQQWRGSRQLQTNSLAQQSWDYKSVSARPVQQQSRGAGHRTLQWSDDPGAYGWETSAQGERLLSNALQALELRNKRFEGQSAVRSLAPATTFTLSGHEQHDKDGEEDRRFAVLAVRHIARNNFDEALKAGVGDRLGLPDIAAVFDASEDSGNAAAKPDTVTHYRNDFTTVRAAIPYRPLSMDGHGQRIHPKPSVHGSQSAIVIGVGENAPVHTDRDHRVKVQFHWQRGSGSSARQPRPDGQDNAPAADRLGAWVRVAASAAGDNWGQVTLPRVGQEVLVEFHHGDIDRPVVVAALYNGAGQIDAQHNEKSAGAAQSTGNAPAWFAGEGKEAKEHAHNAVFSGIKTQELSASQSGDGGYNQLVFDDTPGQGSTSLATTQAMSRLHLGHHKQQDDNARGKARGHGAELATTAQGAIRAGSGLLVSAHAQQNAKGAFMASREAQQQTKQAEELATSLAKSAQTQKAQLKGEEAPDKLPAIEALKHVAEVLGATQEGASASGVNGSGGDIKATEGGQGSVTAYSEPHLQFSAPMGIGFVTPKEAIAVSGKNTAIVANQDIDLPAQGQIAVSVAKGVSLYTVGAKAGEGGEPNQERGIALHAASGSVTLQSQKGATKIAADKKVTIASTTKNVDVEAPKHVLLTSAGAYIKLEGSSIKIHAPGKVTFRGMHNFVGPQGDSSSNALSGSDQQPCPKQDDAAASGAVAF